One genomic region from Salvia hispanica cultivar TCC Black 2014 chromosome 2, UniMelb_Shisp_WGS_1.0, whole genome shotgun sequence encodes:
- the LOC125205245 gene encoding auxin-responsive protein IAA27, which yields MSIPKEHDYIGLSEPLPSEKSSDKITAAAASNVGRNGVFSLKETELRLGLPGSEAPERKGGIGIGIGIGIGIGGSLCVKSGAKRGFSDAINGAGKWGLSINGGSEVDLGEKGGLNGSSVKQEIPPVEERKNEAAANTAPASKAQVVGWPPIRSFRKNSLATNTPKKEDVGGKSGTGTGCLYVKVSMDGAPYLRKIDLKTYCSYTEISSALEKMFSCFTIGQCGQGLAAKEHISESHLMDLLHGSEYVLTYEDKDGDWMLVGDVPWEMFTDSCRRLRIMKGSDAIGLAPRTMQKCKSQN from the exons ATGTCTATACCTAAAGAGCATGACTACATAGGGTTATCGGAGCCGCTGCCGTCGGAGAAAAGCTCCGATAAAAttacggcggcggcggcctcGAATGTGGGGAGAAATGGTGTTTTCAGCCTAAAAGAGACCGAGCTCCGGCTGGGATTGCCGGGGTCGGAAGCGCCGGAGAGGAAGGGCGGAATCGGAAtcggaattggaattggaattggaattggggGTTCCCTGTGCGTGAAAAGCGGCGCGAAGAGGGGATTCTCCGATGCTATAAATGGCGCTGGGAAATGGGGATTGTCGATTAATGGCGGATCTGAGGttgatttgggggaaaaagGTGGTTTGAATGGGAGCTCTGTGAAGCAGGAGATTCCGCCTGTTGAGGAGAGGAAGAATGAAGCTGCTGCTAACACTGCCCCTGCTTCAAA GGCACAAGTAGTAGGATGGCCACCAATTCGATCATTCCGGAAGAACTCCCTAGCCACGAATACACCGAAGAAGGAAGATGTTGGTGGGAAGTCGGGGACGGGGACGGGCTGCCTGTACGTTAAGGTCAGCATGGATGGTGCTCCGTACTTGAGGAAGATCGATCTCAAGACTTACTGCAGCTACACGGAGATTTCGTCTGCTCTAGAGAAGATGTTCAGCTGTTTCACCATAG GACAATGCGGGCAGGGGCTAGCAGCGAAAGAGCATATCAGCGAGAGCCACTTGATGGATCTGCTCCACGGCTCTGAATACGTGCTGACTTATGAAGATAAGGACGGGGATTGGATGCTCGTTGGAGATGTTCCGTGGGA GATGTTCACGGATTCGTGCAGGAGGCTGAGGATCATGAAAGGCTCGGATGCCATCGGGTTAG CTCCAAGAACCATGCAGAAGTGCAAGAGTCAAAATTAG